From Acidovorax sp. FHTAMBA, one genomic window encodes:
- a CDS encoding glycosyltransferase family 2 protein: MKIAVAIPCFQVTRHVLDVIAAIGPEVAAIYAVDDACPDNSGQYVLDNQCDPRVRVLFHPKNLGVGGAVVTAYRAAMRDGMDIVVKIDGDGQMPPHLLPLFVRPLVRGEADYTKGNRFFRPESVRGMPPLRLLGNATLSFMTKLSCGYWNIMDPTNGYTAARTCVLAELPLDKLEPRYFFETDMLFRLNTLRAVVRDIPMDAVYADEQSHLRIGKILPEFLRKHASRLWRRYVYNYLVRDFNIGTLYSVFGLILVLAGTVFGAAHWLDSTRSHNPATSGTVMLAALPILIGIQCLIAFLHYDVQNVPVLPISDALDSAPRDSGAAICQHPAK, translated from the coding sequence ATGAAGATCGCAGTCGCAATCCCTTGCTTTCAAGTTACTCGACATGTTCTTGACGTGATCGCAGCTATCGGGCCCGAGGTTGCCGCAATCTACGCAGTAGACGATGCGTGCCCCGACAACAGTGGTCAGTACGTTCTTGACAACCAGTGCGATCCCCGGGTGCGGGTTCTGTTTCATCCCAAAAATTTGGGTGTAGGAGGAGCAGTTGTTACAGCGTATCGGGCCGCGATGAGGGATGGTATGGATATCGTCGTCAAGATCGATGGCGATGGACAGATGCCCCCACACCTCCTACCTCTCTTTGTGCGACCGTTGGTGCGAGGGGAGGCGGACTACACGAAAGGCAACCGGTTCTTCCGCCCGGAATCGGTACGAGGCATGCCTCCACTAAGGCTGCTTGGCAACGCAACGCTCTCGTTTATGACCAAGCTAAGCTGCGGTTATTGGAACATCATGGACCCGACCAACGGCTACACAGCAGCACGCACATGTGTGCTGGCTGAACTGCCCCTGGATAAGCTTGAACCGCGTTATTTCTTCGAGACAGACATGTTGTTTCGTCTAAATACGCTACGTGCAGTTGTGCGGGACATTCCGATGGACGCGGTTTATGCTGACGAGCAATCTCATCTGCGCATAGGTAAGATTCTTCCAGAGTTTCTGCGAAAACATGCCTCGCGCCTTTGGCGCCGTTACGTATACAACTATTTGGTACGAGACTTCAACATTGGTACTTTGTATAGCGTCTTCGGGCTCATCTTGGTCTTGGCAGGTACTGTATTTGGTGCGGCTCACTGGCTCGACAGTACCCGATCACATAACCCTGCAACGAGTGGAACCGTGATGCTTGCTGCACTGCCGATACTGATCGGCATTCAGTGTCTGATTGCATTCCTGCACTACGACGTGCAGAACGTACCGGTCCTCCCCATCAGCGATGCCCTAGACAGTGCACCTCGAGATTCGGGGGCAGCAATTTGCCAGCATCCCGCGAAATAA
- a CDS encoding HAD-IIB family hydrolase, producing MPDTACAKKQWLNPIATWPAPSNILGLLTDIDDTLTTDGAITADALTSLAELQSAGLHIVPITGRPVGWSEPFALAWPVNAIVAENGAVALIRQSDGTLLKRYQQDGATRASNFARMQEVLAHIEREVPGARRATDSPGRETDIAIDHSEFTHLPQESIDHAVRIMRAAGMNATVSSIHINGWYGAHNKLEGARWIVRELFKRDLDTEIERWVYVGDSTNDQLMFEHFPHSVGVANIARFVPHLTHLPRYVTAGERGAGFAELARLILSRNSR from the coding sequence ATGCCCGACACCGCGTGCGCCAAAAAACAATGGCTGAACCCAATTGCCACATGGCCTGCCCCCTCTAACATCTTGGGGCTACTCACTGACATCGACGACACCCTGACTACAGACGGCGCCATCACCGCCGATGCGCTAACGTCCTTGGCAGAGCTGCAGTCCGCCGGGCTGCATATCGTACCCATCACTGGCCGCCCGGTGGGGTGGAGTGAACCCTTCGCGTTGGCCTGGCCAGTGAATGCCATCGTGGCGGAGAACGGGGCCGTGGCTTTGATCCGGCAGTCCGATGGAACCCTTCTCAAGCGGTATCAGCAGGATGGGGCCACCCGCGCGTCCAACTTCGCTCGCATGCAGGAAGTTCTTGCACATATCGAGCGTGAAGTGCCTGGCGCACGGCGCGCTACCGACTCTCCCGGGCGCGAGACAGACATCGCGATTGACCACAGCGAATTCACCCATCTGCCGCAGGAGTCGATCGACCATGCAGTGCGCATCATGCGAGCGGCGGGGATGAACGCCACGGTGAGCAGCATTCACATTAACGGCTGGTACGGCGCACACAACAAGCTGGAAGGTGCGCGGTGGATTGTGCGGGAGCTGTTCAAACGAGACCTGGACACCGAGATCGAGCGATGGGTTTACGTGGGGGATTCCACCAATGACCAGCTCATGTTTGAACACTTCCCACACAGCGTGGGCGTTGCCAACATCGCGCGCTTTGTGCCGCATCTTACGCACCTGCCGCGCTATGTGACGGCGGGTGAGCGCGGCGCGGGGTTTGCGGAACTGGCACGGTTGATTTTGAGCAGAAACAGCCGCTAG
- a CDS encoding NYN domain-containing protein, with amino-acid sequence MASSSDSISMALFCDFENVALGVRDAQYEKFDIKPILERLLLKGSIVVKKAYCDWERYKGFKATMHEANFELIEIPHVRQSGKNSADIRLVVDALDLCYTKSHVNTFVIISGDSDFSPLVSKLRENNKQVIGVGVKQSTSDLLIANCDEFIFYDDLVRENQRAQARRQSPGSTPSAAPRRSPEEERNRKESQDARRTQGVELAAETFEALLLERGDSGKIWASVLKEAIKRRKPDFSEGRYGFRTFGNLLEEAQARGLLEFGRDEKSGAYVYRSLGAPGGAAALALPDGAAERGSHGGVSRHDFHAVAIAPDARSDNADAPGTSGRQRGRRSEEADRTELRPALRSEQPDPGQADAPAERPASRYFSQPSEPQVASPEGGIDAMPRQDNTDTPERGALGDIEGIEPAAPRRSRARSGGDSEAGSRPRKPAVRKTAAPRASSTLAAVDAGDAANAGVELPITPSEASAAEVDAGASTPASAPARPRSRPRKPAAKSAG; translated from the coding sequence ATGGCATCCTCCTCCGACAGCATCAGCATGGCCCTGTTCTGCGACTTTGAAAACGTCGCCCTGGGCGTGCGCGATGCGCAGTACGAAAAATTCGACATCAAGCCCATCCTGGAGCGCCTGCTGCTCAAGGGCTCCATCGTGGTCAAAAAGGCCTATTGCGACTGGGAGCGCTACAAGGGCTTCAAGGCCACCATGCACGAGGCGAATTTCGAGCTGATCGAAATCCCCCATGTGCGCCAGTCGGGCAAAAATTCGGCCGACATCCGCCTGGTGGTGGACGCGCTGGACCTCTGCTACACCAAGTCGCACGTCAACACCTTCGTCATCATCAGCGGGGACTCGGACTTTTCGCCGCTGGTGTCCAAGTTACGCGAGAACAACAAGCAGGTGATCGGTGTGGGCGTGAAGCAGTCCACTTCTGACCTCTTGATCGCGAACTGCGACGAGTTCATCTTTTATGACGACCTGGTGCGGGAGAACCAGCGCGCGCAGGCCCGGCGCCAGAGCCCGGGCAGCACTCCGTCAGCCGCCCCCCGCCGCAGCCCCGAAGAGGAACGCAATCGCAAGGAAAGCCAGGACGCACGCCGCACCCAGGGCGTGGAACTGGCCGCCGAGACCTTCGAGGCCCTGCTGCTGGAGCGCGGCGATTCGGGCAAGATCTGGGCCTCGGTGCTCAAGGAGGCCATCAAGCGCCGCAAGCCCGATTTCAGCGAAGGCCGCTATGGCTTCCGCACGTTTGGCAACCTGCTCGAAGAAGCGCAGGCGCGCGGGCTGCTGGAGTTTGGGCGCGATGAAAAATCGGGTGCGTATGTGTACCGCAGCCTGGGTGCGCCCGGCGGGGCTGCGGCACTCGCACTGCCTGATGGAGCCGCAGAACGCGGCAGCCATGGCGGTGTGTCGCGCCATGATTTCCATGCGGTCGCGATAGCGCCCGACGCACGCTCGGACAACGCGGACGCACCCGGCACCTCCGGGCGTCAAAGAGGCCGCCGCAGCGAAGAGGCGGACCGCACCGAACTTCGCCCGGCATTGCGCAGCGAACAGCCCGACCCCGGGCAGGCCGATGCGCCTGCCGAGCGCCCGGCCAGCCGCTATTTCAGCCAGCCCTCAGAGCCCCAGGTCGCGTCGCCCGAGGGTGGGATCGATGCCATGCCCCGCCAGGACAACACGGACACGCCGGAACGCGGGGCGCTCGGCGACATCGAAGGCATCGAGCCCGCAGCCCCCCGCCGCAGCCGCGCCCGCAGTGGAGGTGACTCCGAGGCAGGATCCAGGCCACGTAAGCCCGCAGTGCGCAAGACAGCCGCGCCCCGTGCGAGCAGCACGCTTGCCGCGGTGGACGCGGGAGATGCTGCAAATGCTGGCGTAGAGCTGCCCATCACTCCGTCGGAGGCCTCAGCCGCTGAGGTCGATGCCGGAGCCTCCACCCCGGCATCCGCACCCGCACGCCCGCGCAGCCGGCCTCGCAAACCGGCTGCCAAATCCGCCGGGTAA
- a CDS encoding tripartite tricarboxylate transporter substrate binding protein has protein sequence MQRRRIIQWGAASLAAPAFMAQAQSFPSKPIKLVIAFPAGGPTDITMRALADNASKILGQTVIVENKPGAGGTLPAQTLQTSPADGYTVAQIPLGVFRLPYTTKINWDPIKDISYVLNVTGYAFGLVVPADSPLKTWTHFVAWAKANPGKLSYGSTGTMTSPHLTMELIAQQLGLELLHVPYKGSADLMQSILGGQIMAAADSTGFAPQVEAGKLRVLNTWGAERLAKFPDAPTLKELGLNLVQNSPFGIGAPKGTPDAVVKRLHDAFKQAMEQESYRTALARYDMVPMYMSTSEYKKFAEDTFAREKALVEKLGLAKPV, from the coding sequence ATGCAACGTCGCCGCATCATTCAATGGGGAGCCGCCAGCCTCGCCGCCCCAGCATTCATGGCGCAGGCCCAGAGCTTTCCCAGCAAGCCCATCAAGCTCGTGATCGCCTTCCCCGCAGGTGGCCCCACCGACATCACCATGCGCGCTCTGGCCGACAACGCCAGCAAGATCCTGGGCCAGACGGTCATCGTTGAGAACAAGCCCGGCGCTGGCGGCACATTGCCCGCCCAGACGCTGCAGACCTCCCCGGCCGACGGCTACACCGTTGCGCAGATTCCGCTGGGAGTGTTCCGGCTGCCCTACACCACCAAAATCAACTGGGATCCGATCAAGGACATCAGCTACGTGCTCAACGTCACCGGGTACGCGTTTGGGCTGGTGGTTCCCGCAGATTCCCCGCTGAAAACCTGGACGCACTTCGTGGCCTGGGCCAAGGCCAACCCCGGCAAGCTGAGCTACGGCTCCACCGGCACCATGACCAGCCCGCACCTCACCATGGAACTCATCGCCCAGCAGCTGGGCCTGGAGCTGCTGCACGTACCCTACAAGGGCAGTGCCGACCTGATGCAGTCCATCCTGGGCGGGCAGATCATGGCGGCGGCTGACTCCACCGGTTTTGCTCCGCAGGTGGAGGCCGGCAAGCTGCGCGTGCTCAACACCTGGGGCGCCGAGCGCCTGGCCAAGTTCCCCGACGCGCCCACGCTCAAGGAACTGGGTCTCAACCTGGTGCAGAACTCGCCGTTTGGCATCGGTGCGCCCAAGGGCACACCCGATGCGGTGGTCAAGCGCCTGCACGACGCGTTCAAGCAGGCCATGGAGCAGGAGAGCTATCGGACCGCATTGGCGCGGTACGACATGGTGCCGATGTACATGAGCACCAGCGAGTACAAGAAATTTGCCGAAGACACCTTTGCGCGTGAGAAGGCGCTGGTGGAAAAGCTGGGGTTGGCCAAACCGGTGTAA
- a CDS encoding GGDEF domain-containing protein, with protein MENAPIPPISLWRAEFTDPATERAYRADIQHRMARQLRLALYVWAALLLLFGLPDYQALGGSTVFWTLMGYRMGTAALLLVAATALRSRPHLAPEGRLVLWLQLAGFPFFFLFLLLRPEMRAWTIGMVMIVNLSLFIFIPGRVALCAWVALVGTAGTVATLVTTGTAPTLAPGLALLLTLPAVVGFISANRLQRVQRQEFIVRTRLLQANADLTAEIARRTELQAELQRQATTDPLTGLLNRREFAQRFALDLARAERDRSPLSVVLLDLDHFKKINDQFGHAAGDEVLRQVARLCQQCFRSIDSIGRLGGEEFAVLLPGASLDGAAAVAQRLGQQLAATPVEFGAHTIPLSATMGVAERLPHEKTLDAVLQRADLGLYAGKQAGRGRVMVSRPDGQIVQHADAVAPPVSSPAPGASGAQTL; from the coding sequence ATGGAGAACGCCCCGATTCCTCCCATATCGCTCTGGCGCGCGGAGTTCACGGACCCTGCCACGGAGCGCGCGTACCGGGCTGACATCCAGCACCGCATGGCCCGGCAGTTGCGCCTGGCGCTGTACGTGTGGGCCGCATTGCTGCTGTTGTTTGGCCTGCCGGACTACCAGGCCTTGGGCGGCAGCACCGTGTTCTGGACCTTGATGGGCTACCGGATGGGCACTGCGGCGCTGCTGCTGGTCGCTGCGACGGCCCTGCGGTCACGGCCGCACCTGGCGCCCGAAGGCCGCCTGGTGTTGTGGCTTCAGCTGGCGGGTTTCCCATTTTTCTTCCTGTTTCTGCTTTTGCGACCGGAGATGCGCGCATGGACGATCGGCATGGTCATGATCGTCAACCTGAGCCTCTTCATCTTCATTCCCGGGCGCGTGGCCCTTTGCGCGTGGGTGGCGCTGGTGGGTACCGCCGGCACCGTGGCCACGCTGGTCACCACGGGCACCGCGCCCACACTGGCCCCGGGGCTTGCCTTGCTGTTGACCCTGCCCGCAGTGGTGGGCTTTATCTCGGCCAACCGCCTCCAGCGGGTGCAGCGGCAGGAGTTCATCGTGCGCACCCGCCTGCTACAGGCCAACGCAGACCTGACGGCCGAAATCGCCCGCCGCACCGAACTGCAGGCCGAGCTGCAGCGCCAGGCCACCACCGACCCTTTGACAGGCCTGCTCAACCGGCGGGAGTTTGCGCAGCGCTTTGCGCTGGATCTGGCCCGTGCCGAGCGGGACCGCAGCCCGCTCTCTGTGGTGCTGCTCGATCTGGACCACTTCAAGAAGATCAACGACCAGTTCGGCCATGCCGCTGGCGACGAGGTTCTGCGCCAGGTGGCCCGGCTGTGCCAGCAGTGCTTTCGCAGCATCGACAGCATCGGGCGCCTGGGTGGGGAGGAGTTCGCGGTGCTGCTGCCCGGCGCCAGCCTTGACGGCGCGGCCGCCGTGGCGCAGCGGCTGGGGCAGCAGCTTGCGGCAACCCCAGTGGAGTTCGGCGCGCACACCATCCCGCTGAGTGCCACCATGGGCGTGGCCGAACGCCTGCCCCACGAAAAAACGCTGGATGCCGTCTTGCAGCGCGCTGACCTGGGCCTGTACGCCGGAAAGCAGGCGGGCCGCGGCCGGGTGATGGTGTCCCGGCCTGACGGGCAGATCGTGCAACATGCGGACGCAGTCGCGCCACCGGTATCGTCGCCCGCCCCCGGCGCGAGCGGGGCTCAGACCTTGTAG
- a CDS encoding Lrp/AsnC family transcriptional regulator: protein MTKLDDTDREIISILRADARTPVATLAQKLRVSRGTVQNRLHKMEESGVITGYTVRLRPDSEPQRIRAWMSIAVEGNAAPAVIRTLRGEPTVGTLHTTNGRWDIVAEVRAESLEAFDAALGRIRLTPGIANTETSILLSTYKV from the coding sequence ATGACCAAACTTGACGACACTGACCGCGAAATTATCAGCATCCTGCGTGCAGACGCCCGCACGCCGGTGGCCACTCTGGCGCAAAAGCTGCGCGTCTCGCGCGGCACGGTGCAGAACCGGCTGCACAAGATGGAGGAAAGTGGCGTCATCACCGGCTACACCGTGCGCCTGCGACCTGACTCGGAGCCCCAGCGCATCCGTGCTTGGATGAGCATTGCGGTCGAGGGCAATGCCGCCCCGGCCGTCATCCGCACCCTGCGCGGCGAGCCCACCGTGGGCACGCTGCATACCACCAATGGCCGCTGGGATATCGTGGCCGAGGTGCGCGCCGAGAGCCTGGAGGCCTTTGATGCCGCGCTTGGCCGCATCCGGCTCACGCCCGGCATTGCCAATACCGAGACCAGTATCCTGCTGTCAACCTACAAGGTCTGA
- a CDS encoding arginine deiminase-related protein: MFTPSVQAPNAVVMVRPHRFHPNPQTAADNAFQARTAQHAPDETALRAYAEVTAAAACLQDAGVRVHLFEDTGERNTPDAVFPNNWFSTHPGGHVAIYPMYAENRRRERRSDVIEMFKSEYRVQDVIDYSGLEADGMFLEGTGAMVLDHLGRIAYTAQSNRADPVALERFCTHFNYEPMAFATADAQGRPCYHTNVMLCVGTAFALGGFHMITDPKRRSAVRERLLETGREVIELSAWQLGEYAGNALELTGTQGRVLALSARAAASLTAEQRAAIERSARLLPLSVPTIEQAGGSVRCMLAGVHLARRGAPEPKIQHYCPVNFLDASE; the protein is encoded by the coding sequence ATGTTCACCCCTTCCGTCCAAGCCCCCAACGCCGTGGTGATGGTGCGCCCCCACCGGTTCCACCCCAACCCCCAGACCGCCGCCGACAACGCCTTTCAGGCGCGCACGGCGCAGCATGCTCCCGACGAGACTGCGCTTCGCGCCTATGCCGAGGTCACGGCCGCCGCCGCCTGCCTGCAGGATGCCGGCGTGCGCGTGCACTTGTTTGAAGACACCGGCGAGCGCAACACCCCCGATGCGGTGTTCCCCAACAACTGGTTCTCCACCCACCCCGGGGGCCATGTGGCGATCTATCCGATGTACGCCGAAAACCGGCGGCGCGAGCGGCGCAGCGACGTAATCGAGATGTTCAAATCCGAGTACCGCGTGCAGGACGTGATCGACTACTCCGGGCTCGAGGCCGACGGCATGTTTCTGGAAGGCACGGGCGCCATGGTGCTCGACCACCTGGGCCGCATCGCCTACACCGCGCAATCGAACCGCGCCGACCCGGTAGCCCTGGAGCGCTTTTGCACGCATTTCAACTACGAACCCATGGCGTTTGCCACGGCCGATGCACAAGGCCGCCCTTGCTACCACACCAACGTGATGCTGTGCGTGGGCACCGCGTTCGCCCTGGGTGGCTTCCACATGATCACCGACCCGAAACGGCGCAGCGCCGTGCGGGAACGCCTGCTTGAAACGGGCCGTGAGGTGATCGAGCTGAGCGCCTGGCAGCTCGGCGAGTACGCGGGCAACGCGCTCGAACTCACGGGCACCCAGGGCCGGGTGCTGGCACTGTCGGCCCGCGCAGCCGCCAGCCTCACCGCCGAGCAGCGCGCCGCCATTGAACGCAGCGCACGCCTGTTGCCGCTGTCGGTCCCCACCATCGAGCAGGCCGGCGGATCCGTGCGCTGCATGCTGGCGGGGGTACACCTGGCGCGGCGGGGCGCCCCGGAACCAAAAATACAACACTACTGTCCGGTAAATTTTCTTGATGCATCAGAATAG
- a CDS encoding IS4 family transposase — protein MNTGRTVFAQLLGVVPFSHFEHLVDKYQANRWTRDFTAWSHFICMAYAQFTRREGLRDLIACLNSQSSKLYHLGLRQRVSRSTLADANERRDSALFEALGHRLTEMALALYQDHDIGLGLKEPLYAMDSTTIDLCLSLFPWADFRSTKAGIKAHTVIDLRGAIPVMLTITTGKVSDVSLLDNLALPKGSIVVLDRGYVDFARLYLLVQQECSFVVRAKGNLSFHCTEAHPTDAKAGVWSDQTIVLTGERSKKGYPQPLRRVRFYDAVSCLELVFLSNRLDLSALTIATIYKQRWQVELFFKWLKQNLNVKHFFGNSLNAVRSQIWIAVCTYLMALIAHKPFHARISLRNFLHLAEVNMFEKVTLAQMVTNALTGDEIE, from the coding sequence ATGAACACTGGGCGCACGGTTTTCGCACAACTGCTGGGGGTCGTGCCGTTTAGCCACTTTGAACACCTTGTTGACAAATACCAAGCCAACCGATGGACGCGCGACTTCACCGCATGGAGTCACTTCATCTGCATGGCCTACGCGCAGTTCACCCGCAGAGAGGGTTTGCGTGACCTGATCGCGTGCTTGAATTCTCAGAGCAGCAAGCTCTATCACCTGGGCCTGCGCCAGCGGGTGTCACGCTCCACCTTGGCCGATGCCAACGAGCGGCGCGACTCGGCATTGTTTGAAGCACTGGGGCATCGTCTGACAGAGATGGCGCTGGCTTTGTACCAAGACCATGACATTGGATTGGGCCTTAAGGAGCCGTTGTATGCCATGGACTCCACCACCATTGATTTGTGCCTGAGCCTGTTTCCTTGGGCTGACTTTCGATCTACTAAAGCAGGCATCAAAGCCCACACCGTAATCGACTTGCGTGGCGCGATTCCGGTCATGCTTACCATCACCACGGGCAAGGTCAGTGATGTGAGCCTGCTGGACAATTTGGCTCTGCCAAAGGGCTCCATCGTAGTGCTGGATCGGGGCTATGTGGACTTTGCCCGGCTGTACCTGCTGGTGCAGCAGGAATGCAGTTTTGTGGTGCGCGCCAAAGGCAACTTGAGTTTTCATTGCACTGAAGCGCACCCCACCGACGCCAAGGCAGGAGTCTGGTCAGACCAGACGATTGTGCTGACCGGCGAGCGCTCCAAGAAGGGCTACCCACAGCCTTTGCGTCGGGTACGCTTTTATGACGCCGTGAGCTGCCTGGAGTTGGTGTTTCTGAGCAATCGCCTGGACTTATCGGCCCTGACCATCGCCACGATCTACAAGCAGCGTTGGCAGGTTGAGTTGTTCTTCAAGTGGCTTAAGCAGAACTTGAACGTCAAACACTTCTTCGGCAACTCACTGAACGCGGTGCGCTCGCAAATCTGGATTGCGGTATGTACCTATCTCATGGCCTTGATCGCCCACAAGCCGTTTCATGCGCGGATTTCATTGCGCAACTTCCTGCATCTGGCGGAGGTCAACATGTTCGAGAAGGTCACCCTGGCACAGATGGTGACCAACGCACTCACCGGAGATGAGATTGAGTAA